In Desulfofundulus kuznetsovii DSM 6115, the following are encoded in one genomic region:
- the spoVK gene encoding stage V sporulation protein K: protein MVKIRLWQNHSEQNGTLENERRNFPVFSPGGQPEKNHGGGEDQRQKNVREIMKELDSLVGLAGVKKLVGEIHAFVEIQRRRQREKLATEPQVLHMVFKGNPGTGKTTVARIIGRLFKEVGVLPKGHLVEVERADLVGEYIGHTAQKTRDQIKKALGGILFIDEAYSLARGGEKDFGREAIDALVKGMEDHKDNLILILAGYRQEMEWFMESNPGLRSRFPIHITFPDYTTTELLAIADLMLKKRQYHLSPGARDELRLILEETRSLHVHSGNARLVRNLIERAIRQQAVRLVRKGQVSREELMTITREDILQAHESSPGI, encoded by the coding sequence TTGGTGAAAATCAGGCTCTGGCAAAACCACAGCGAACAGAACGGAACTTTAGAAAATGAACGCCGAAACTTTCCTGTTTTTTCACCGGGGGGACAACCGGAAAAAAACCATGGTGGAGGTGAAGACCAGCGCCAGAAAAACGTCCGGGAAATTATGAAAGAACTGGACTCTTTGGTGGGTCTTGCGGGGGTAAAAAAGCTGGTGGGGGAAATCCACGCCTTTGTGGAAATCCAGCGCCGGCGGCAAAGGGAAAAGCTGGCCACCGAACCCCAGGTTTTGCACATGGTCTTTAAGGGCAATCCGGGGACGGGCAAAACCACCGTGGCCCGTATCATCGGCCGTCTCTTCAAAGAGGTAGGGGTGTTACCCAAGGGCCACCTGGTAGAAGTGGAAAGGGCAGACCTGGTGGGGGAATACATCGGCCACACGGCGCAAAAAACCAGGGATCAGATTAAAAAGGCCCTGGGAGGCATTCTCTTTATCGATGAAGCCTATTCCCTGGCCCGGGGCGGTGAAAAGGATTTTGGACGGGAAGCCATTGACGCCCTGGTCAAAGGAATGGAAGATCACAAGGACAATTTGATTCTTATCCTGGCCGGTTACCGCCAGGAGATGGAATGGTTTATGGAAAGCAATCCCGGCCTGCGCTCCCGGTTTCCCATCCACATCACCTTTCCCGATTACACCACCACGGAGCTTTTGGCCATAGCGGACCTGATGTTGAAAAAGCGCCAGTACCATTTGTCCCCGGGAGCCCGGGACGAACTGCGCCTCATTCTGGAGGAAACCCGTTCCCTTCACGTGCACAGCGGCAATGCCCGCCTGGTGCGCAATCTCATTGAACGGGCCATACGCCAGCAGGCGGTACGTTTGGTACGCAAGGGGCAGGTTAGCCGGGAGGAATTAATGACCATCACCCGGGAAGATATACTCCAGGCACACGAAAGCAGCCCGGGAATTTGA
- a CDS encoding aminotransferase class I/II-fold pyridoxal phosphate-dependent enzyme: protein MIATDLTTLAAEVEEEVKPYYQKVEAVARQNHARVLDAFLYARVSDYHLKGSTGYGYGDQGRETLEKVYARAFQAEAALVRGQIVSGTHAIALCLFGVLRPGDELLAVTGAPYDTLQEMIGIRGHAPGSLKEMGVAYRQVELLPDGSLDMVEIARALNQRTRMVMFQRSRGYSLRPSLNLDEMGRAIAWIKKKHPHVVIFVDNCYGEFVEPLEPPAVGADLVAGSLIKNPGGGLAPGGGYVVGRQPYVEMAASRLTAPGLGSEVGPSPDYQRLLFQGLFLAPHVVAEALKGAIFAARLFERLGFKVDPAPQEERTDIVQAILLGSPERVLAFCRGLQQSSPVDSHVRPQPVDMPGYGDAVVMAAGTFVQGSSIELSADAPMREPYAVYMQGGLSKEYVRLAVLAAARAVLAGEQE from the coding sequence TTGATTGCAACAGACTTAACCACGTTGGCGGCAGAAGTAGAAGAAGAAGTAAAGCCTTATTACCAGAAAGTAGAAGCGGTGGCACGTCAAAACCACGCCCGGGTACTGGACGCCTTTCTCTACGCCCGGGTAAGCGATTATCATTTAAAGGGTTCTACCGGCTACGGTTACGGTGACCAGGGACGGGAAACCCTGGAAAAGGTGTATGCCCGGGCATTTCAAGCCGAGGCGGCCCTGGTGCGGGGGCAAATTGTCAGCGGCACCCATGCCATTGCCCTGTGCTTGTTTGGGGTTTTACGTCCCGGAGACGAATTGCTGGCAGTAACGGGAGCACCCTATGATACCCTCCAGGAAATGATCGGCATTAGGGGCCATGCTCCGGGATCTTTAAAGGAAATGGGCGTTGCCTACCGGCAGGTGGAGCTATTGCCCGATGGCAGCCTTGACATGGTTGAAATTGCCCGGGCACTGAATCAACGCACCCGCATGGTAATGTTTCAACGTTCCCGGGGCTACAGTTTACGCCCTTCCCTGAACCTGGACGAGATGGGCCGGGCCATCGCATGGATTAAGAAAAAACACCCCCACGTGGTAATCTTTGTGGACAACTGTTACGGTGAATTTGTCGAGCCCCTGGAACCCCCGGCGGTAGGAGCGGACCTCGTAGCCGGATCGTTAATTAAAAACCCCGGCGGGGGCCTGGCTCCCGGCGGCGGCTACGTGGTGGGGAGGCAGCCTTACGTGGAAATGGCTGCTAGCCGCCTGACGGCGCCGGGCCTGGGCAGTGAAGTTGGACCCAGTCCCGACTACCAGCGCCTGCTCTTCCAGGGGCTCTTCCTGGCTCCCCATGTGGTAGCCGAAGCTTTAAAAGGGGCCATCTTTGCCGCCCGCCTCTTTGAACGGCTGGGTTTTAAAGTAGACCCCGCACCCCAGGAAGAGCGCACCGACATTGTCCAGGCTATTCTTTTGGGCTCACCCGAAAGGGTTCTTGCTTTCTGCCGGGGATTGCAGCAGTCTTCTCCCGTGGATTCCCATGTGCGGCCTCAACCGGTGGACATGCCCGGCTATGGTGACGCGGTGGTCATGGCAGCCGGCACCTTTGTGCAGGGTTCCTCCATCGAGTTGAGCGCCGACGCACCCATGCGTGAACCTTACGCGGTGTATATGCAGGGAGGCTTGTCCAAGGAATATGTCCGGTTGGCCGTGCTTGCGGCAGCCAGGGCGGTACTGGCGGGGGAACAGGAATGA
- a CDS encoding transposase, whose protein sequence is MDPLRDYLTGMYASDQGRPATDPTDMLRSLVVTIECKVTGITQWARDLKRNRILAVICGFKPAEEEVLPDGKVPPHHVPGVGTFYDFLKRAWLADQAELKRRRMQLRAPLKKPRKKLKAGEKMAPKHPGVIKRLVDRALAGRTFEKRPERLIQKLFARGFVDQSVEKGLIPENLLVSGDGTSVRTGASSSGVKVCKCREKGIYRCDCPRRYSDPDATWGWDSHREEYFFGHTLYELNACTSQNDLPIYLRLVNASRHDSVTGVVALAEARKLFPNLRFGGFVGDSAHDTYDFYRLLNEWELAAFIALNGRASGNFNYEPPIKVNEFGIPLCPKGYPMAYYGFNKERCRLKWRCPKMAGKRKHREKVVCEQPCSPSSYGRVVYTKPEWDLRLFTRIPRGTRAWKEIYNTRTASERSNKRKKIDYRLEDCRVRSRMQWYWRAHLIAMNQHLDAWVAKEKPDVLALIFGSEKVAA, encoded by the coding sequence TTGGACCCCCTTCGCGATTATTTGACCGGCATGTATGCTTCTGATCAAGGAAGACCGGCCACTGACCCCACCGATATGCTGCGTTCTTTGGTAGTGACGATAGAGTGTAAAGTTACCGGGATTACGCAGTGGGCCCGGGATTTAAAGAGAAACCGAATTCTCGCGGTTATCTGCGGGTTTAAGCCAGCTGAAGAGGAAGTTTTGCCGGACGGAAAAGTTCCTCCTCACCATGTACCCGGCGTAGGTACTTTTTACGACTTTTTAAAGCGCGCCTGGTTGGCTGATCAGGCGGAGTTAAAACGCCGCCGGATGCAGCTCCGTGCTCCTTTGAAAAAGCCCCGCAAGAAACTTAAAGCAGGGGAAAAGATGGCTCCCAAACACCCAGGTGTCATCAAGAGATTGGTGGATCGGGCTTTAGCCGGCCGGACTTTTGAGAAACGGCCCGAAAGGCTCATCCAAAAGTTGTTTGCCCGCGGTTTTGTGGACCAATCGGTAGAAAAGGGCCTCATTCCCGAAAACCTTTTGGTCTCCGGAGACGGCACGTCCGTGCGCACAGGCGCCAGTTCTTCCGGAGTCAAGGTTTGCAAATGCCGGGAAAAAGGGATCTACCGCTGTGATTGTCCACGGCGTTACTCCGATCCTGACGCCACCTGGGGTTGGGATAGCCACCGGGAAGAGTATTTCTTCGGCCATACTCTTTACGAGCTAAACGCCTGTACCAGTCAAAATGATTTGCCCATTTACTTGCGCTTAGTAAATGCCTCCCGGCACGACAGCGTGACGGGGGTGGTGGCTTTGGCCGAGGCAAGAAAACTCTTCCCAAACTTACGTTTCGGTGGTTTTGTGGGAGATTCGGCCCACGATACCTACGACTTTTACCGCCTGCTGAACGAATGGGAACTGGCTGCCTTTATTGCCTTAAACGGTAGAGCCAGCGGTAACTTTAATTATGAACCGCCAATCAAGGTTAATGAGTTTGGCATCCCCCTTTGCCCAAAGGGCTACCCCATGGCCTATTATGGATTTAACAAGGAACGCTGCCGGCTTAAATGGCGCTGCCCGAAGATGGCCGGGAAGCGTAAACACCGGGAGAAAGTGGTGTGCGAGCAGCCGTGTTCTCCTTCTTCTTACGGCCGGGTAGTTTACACCAAGCCGGAGTGGGACTTGCGCCTTTTTACCCGGATTCCGCGGGGAACCCGGGCCTGGAAAGAGATTTACAACACCCGGACCGCTTCGGAGCGCTCAAACAAACGTAAGAAAATTGACTACCGCCTGGAGGACTGCCGAGTAAGAAGCCGGATGCAATGGTACTGGCGGGCGCACTTAATCGCCATGAACCAGCATTTGGACGCCTGGGTAGCCAAAGAAAAACCGGATGTTTTGGCCTTAATTTTTGGTTCCGAAAAAGTGGCCGCTTGA
- the dcuS gene encoding DcuS/MalK family sensor histidine kinase: MDIYRRFLPLRTRLAILSFVSVVLSILVAVILMGVKVSRLLEEEMGMRALAIARTLAQMEAIQNNVGHPGGASIIQPVAEKIRLATGVEYIVVVDMNRVRYSHPVAERIGGKFSDRDLDPALSGREYITRTAGVMGPAVRAFSPIKVDEGTRQVGVVVVGIITPTFAELFRAIQAQLYPSLAIGLLAGLLGSLYLASRIKGAMFTLEPEEIARILEERTAMLQAMGEGIIAIDRDMRITVINEEAKRLLGADDEVVGRSITEVLPDSFLPRVLQTGQPEFNQERVLKNTVVIVNRVPVRVKGEVVGALASFRDRTEVHHLAEELTGVKSFVEALRVQNHEYLNRLHTIAGLLQLNRVQEAVDYIFAVTEEQQELTRLLTKNICDYSIAGLLLGKYSRARELQVDLYIDRSCRLSRLPPHMDAAALGVVLGNLLENALDAVREMEPSRRRVAFEMRNDSGGLVVIVRDWGSGIPSHLQERIFEQGFSTKGTGRGIGLYLVKKHVDTAGGEITVHSREGEGTTITVRIPGESPCSTPSSKAIQGVTS, encoded by the coding sequence TTGGACATTTACCGGCGATTTTTGCCCCTGCGCACAAGGCTGGCCATTTTATCCTTTGTTTCGGTGGTGCTGTCCATTTTAGTGGCCGTAATACTCATGGGGGTTAAGGTTTCTCGCCTGCTGGAAGAGGAAATGGGCATGCGTGCTTTGGCCATTGCCCGGACCCTGGCCCAGATGGAGGCCATCCAGAATAATGTGGGACATCCCGGCGGTGCCAGCATCATTCAGCCCGTGGCTGAAAAAATCAGGCTGGCCACCGGGGTGGAGTACATTGTCGTGGTGGATATGAACCGGGTGCGTTACTCTCATCCGGTGGCGGAACGCATCGGAGGCAAATTTTCCGATCGGGATCTGGACCCGGCCCTGTCCGGCCGGGAATATATTACCCGTACCGCCGGGGTAATGGGTCCGGCCGTCCGTGCCTTTTCTCCCATCAAGGTAGATGAAGGCACGCGGCAGGTGGGAGTGGTGGTGGTAGGTATTATTACCCCTACCTTTGCCGAGCTCTTCCGGGCCATCCAGGCCCAGCTCTACCCATCCCTGGCCATCGGTTTGCTGGCCGGTTTGCTGGGTTCCCTCTACCTGGCCAGCAGGATTAAGGGGGCTATGTTTACCCTGGAACCCGAGGAGATTGCCCGCATCCTGGAAGAGCGTACGGCTATGCTCCAGGCCATGGGCGAGGGTATTATTGCCATCGACCGGGATATGCGCATTACGGTGATCAACGAAGAAGCCAAACGTTTGTTGGGTGCGGATGACGAGGTGGTGGGCCGGTCCATTACCGAAGTGCTCCCGGATAGTTTTTTACCCCGGGTGTTGCAAACGGGCCAACCGGAGTTTAACCAGGAGCGGGTTTTAAAAAACACGGTCGTTATTGTTAACCGGGTGCCGGTGCGGGTGAAGGGGGAGGTTGTGGGTGCCCTGGCTTCCTTTCGGGATCGCACCGAGGTGCATCACCTGGCCGAGGAATTGACCGGGGTCAAATCCTTTGTGGAGGCCCTGCGAGTGCAAAACCACGAATATCTCAACCGTTTGCACACCATTGCCGGTCTGCTCCAGTTGAACCGGGTGCAGGAGGCGGTGGATTACATCTTTGCGGTTACTGAGGAACAACAGGAACTTACCCGCCTGCTGACCAAGAACATCTGTGATTACAGCATAGCCGGACTACTGCTGGGTAAATACAGTCGGGCACGGGAACTGCAAGTGGATCTCTATATCGACCGCTCCTGCCGGCTTTCCCGGTTGCCGCCCCATATGGATGCTGCTGCCCTGGGGGTGGTGCTGGGTAATCTTCTAGAAAACGCCCTTGATGCGGTGCGGGAGATGGAGCCCTCCCGCAGGCGGGTGGCATTTGAGATGCGGAATGATTCGGGGGGTCTGGTGGTGATTGTGCGGGACTGGGGATCGGGCATACCGTCCCATCTCCAGGAGCGGATCTTTGAACAGGGGTTTTCTACCAAAGGAACCGGGCGGGGGATTGGCCTGTATCTGGTGAAAAAGCATGTTGATACAGCCGGCGGAGAGATTACCGTACACTCCCGGGAAGGGGAGGGAACCACTATTACAGTGCGTATTCCGGGGGAAAGTCCTTGCAGTACACCCTCGAGCAAGGCAATCCAGGGGGTGACATCGTGA
- a CDS encoding response regulator, translating to MSVIEVLIVEDDPMVVEVNRGFVNTVPGFKVVGVARTGKEAVQLAARLKPALTLLDVYLPDMSGLAALQEIRRLGLPTDVLLVTAAQDAETIQNAFRYGAVDYIIKPFKFSRLKSALEGFALLYSRLNKEGRLEQDDIDQLARGRVPVVIDEEAEEMPKGLNGVTLKQVLLLLIKDGGALSAEEVAVALGLARVTARRYLEYLSQLGKVTVELQYGSVGRPIKRYKIV from the coding sequence GTGAGCGTCATTGAGGTGCTGATTGTCGAGGATGATCCCATGGTGGTGGAGGTAAACCGGGGTTTCGTCAATACCGTACCCGGTTTTAAGGTAGTGGGCGTAGCCCGTACGGGAAAGGAAGCGGTGCAGCTGGCGGCCCGGTTAAAACCCGCCCTGACCCTTTTGGATGTTTACCTGCCGGATATGAGCGGCTTGGCCGCCCTGCAGGAAATTCGCCGCCTGGGGTTGCCCACCGATGTATTGCTGGTAACGGCGGCCCAGGATGCGGAGACGATTCAAAACGCCTTCCGCTACGGGGCGGTGGATTACATCATCAAACCCTTCAAGTTCAGCCGTTTGAAGAGTGCTCTGGAGGGTTTCGCCCTTTTGTACAGCCGCTTAAACAAAGAAGGCCGGCTGGAGCAGGATGATATCGACCAGCTGGCCCGGGGAAGGGTGCCAGTGGTTATTGATGAAGAGGCAGAAGAGATGCCCAAGGGTTTAAACGGGGTAACCTTAAAGCAGGTTTTACTTTTGCTCATTAAAGACGGCGGGGCCCTGTCGGCCGAGGAGGTGGCCGTCGCCCTGGGCCTGGCCAGGGTGACGGCCCGCCGGTATTTAGAATATTTGAGCCAGCTGGGCAAGGTGACGGTGGAATTGCAATACGGTTCGGTGGGACGTCCCATCAAAAGATATAAGATAGTTTAA
- a CDS encoding TRAP transporter large permease, giving the protein METALLFCIFVLLFLINVPVAISLAVAALIVLATTTDFTMYMIVQRMFASLLSPPLMAIPAFVFAGVLMSHGGIARYLIAALRSWFGHLPGGLSVVTILACAIFAAISGSSPATAAAIGAIMLPAMIEGGYDKRYAMGLIAASGTLGILVPPSVTMVVYGIVAEESIGKLFMGGLLPGLFLAGMLVVFAIIYARVKGYGAGEPASWRERWTATIKALPGAFLPIFILGSIYLGIVTPTEAAVLSVFYTIIVSAFIYRELKLPDIRKVFREAINISSMIYLIIAAAMVFGLFLTSEQVPNKIAEWIADSHLNRYAFFFATNLMFFIMGTFLEAVSITLITLPLLLPIIKALNIDLIQFAVVMTVNMELAMITPPVGLNLFVVSAMAKARVEEVIRGVLPFILILIAGLVIFIFWPDISLYIPRVLMER; this is encoded by the coding sequence ATGGAAACGGCGTTGCTGTTTTGTATATTCGTGCTGCTCTTCCTGATCAACGTGCCCGTTGCCATCAGCCTGGCGGTAGCTGCCCTAATCGTTTTAGCTACCACCACCGACTTTACCATGTACATGATCGTCCAGCGCATGTTTGCCTCCCTCTTATCCCCGCCTCTCATGGCCATTCCGGCCTTTGTCTTTGCCGGAGTGCTCATGTCCCACGGGGGTATTGCCAGGTACCTCATTGCCGCCCTGCGCAGCTGGTTCGGCCACCTGCCTGGAGGTCTGTCGGTGGTTACCATTCTGGCCTGCGCCATCTTTGCCGCCATTTCCGGTTCCAGCCCGGCTACGGCTGCGGCCATCGGTGCCATTATGCTTCCGGCGATGATTGAAGGGGGTTACGATAAGCGTTACGCCATGGGCCTTATTGCCGCCTCGGGTACCCTGGGTATTCTCGTCCCGCCCAGTGTGACCATGGTGGTTTACGGGATAGTGGCTGAGGAATCTATTGGCAAACTTTTCATGGGCGGGCTGCTGCCCGGTCTTTTCCTGGCCGGCATGCTGGTTGTCTTTGCCATCATTTATGCCCGAGTTAAAGGTTACGGAGCTGGTGAACCGGCTTCATGGCGGGAGCGCTGGACGGCCACCATCAAGGCCCTGCCCGGCGCCTTTTTACCGATCTTCATTTTGGGAAGTATTTATTTGGGTATAGTTACCCCCACTGAGGCAGCAGTGCTTTCCGTATTTTATACCATCATCGTTTCCGCTTTTATTTACCGGGAGTTAAAGCTACCGGACATTCGTAAAGTATTCCGGGAGGCCATCAATATCTCTTCAATGATCTACCTGATTATTGCCGCTGCCATGGTTTTCGGCCTGTTCCTGACCTCAGAACAGGTGCCCAATAAGATAGCCGAATGGATTGCCGACAGCCACCTGAACCGTTATGCCTTCTTTTTTGCCACCAACCTGATGTTCTTCATCATGGGCACTTTCCTGGAGGCCGTTTCCATTACCCTGATTACCCTGCCCCTGCTGCTGCCCATCATCAAGGCGCTGAACATCGACCTGATCCAGTTTGCCGTGGTCATGACGGTGAATATGGAGCTGGCCATGATTACCCCGCCGGTGGGCCTGAACCTCTTTGTGGTTTCGGCCATGGCTAAAGCGCGGGTCGAAGAGGTAATCAGGGGCGTGCTGCCCTTTATCTTAATTCTCATTGCCGGACTGGTTATCTTTATCTTCTGGCCTGATATTTCCCTGTACATTCCCCGGGTGCTGATGGAACGTTAA
- a CDS encoding TRAP transporter substrate-binding protein, which yields MKKVWQILLVGLLALGLALTASGCGGEKKSSQGTGEKKPIVVKFSHVVAETTPKGQAALKFKELLETKSNGEFKVEVFPSSQLYGDKEELEALMANNVQLIAPSATKLVGFNPAFQLVDMPFLFESDEAAYKFYDGEYGQKLLHSLEPHGMLGLAWWPNGSKHFTNSKRPLKRPEDFKGLKFRTQTGGVLDEQFKALGAGSQTLAFGEVYVALQNGTVDGQENTFNNIETQKYAEVQKYMTVSGHGRIDYVVLTNTTFWNSLTDEQKKLFVECMKEATDFERQLCDELNQKSFENLKNSGKLQIYTLTEEDRKAFVEAMKPVYDKYTDKIGKEYIEAARNTK from the coding sequence ATGAAAAAGGTATGGCAAATCCTTCTGGTGGGTCTTTTAGCCCTGGGCCTGGCGCTTACCGCTTCCGGTTGTGGCGGAGAAAAGAAGAGCTCCCAGGGGACCGGGGAGAAGAAACCCATTGTAGTTAAATTTTCCCACGTAGTGGCTGAAACCACACCCAAGGGACAGGCGGCCTTAAAATTCAAAGAATTACTGGAGACCAAATCCAACGGTGAGTTCAAGGTGGAGGTTTTCCCTTCCTCCCAGCTTTACGGTGACAAGGAAGAGCTGGAGGCCTTGATGGCTAACAACGTGCAGCTCATTGCCCCTTCGGCGACCAAGCTGGTGGGGTTCAACCCGGCCTTCCAGCTGGTGGATATGCCTTTCCTGTTTGAGAGCGATGAAGCTGCCTACAAGTTCTACGACGGGGAATACGGCCAGAAGCTGCTGCATTCCCTGGAGCCCCATGGCATGCTGGGACTGGCCTGGTGGCCCAACGGTTCCAAGCACTTCACCAACAGCAAGCGGCCTTTAAAGAGACCGGAGGACTTCAAGGGTTTGAAGTTCCGCACCCAAACCGGCGGTGTGCTGGATGAGCAGTTTAAGGCTTTAGGTGCCGGTTCCCAGACCCTGGCCTTTGGTGAAGTGTATGTGGCCCTGCAAAATGGGACTGTGGACGGTCAGGAAAACACCTTCAACAACATAGAGACCCAGAAGTATGCCGAGGTACAGAAATACATGACCGTCTCCGGCCATGGTCGTATTGACTACGTGGTTCTGACCAACACCACCTTCTGGAACAGCCTGACCGATGAACAGAAGAAGCTCTTTGTGGAATGCATGAAAGAGGCTACCGACTTTGAGCGCCAGCTGTGTGATGAACTGAACCAGAAAAGCTTTGAGAACCTGAAGAACAGCGGCAAGCTTCAAATCTATACCCTGACCGAGGAAGACCGCAAGGCCTTTGTCGAAGCCATGAAGCCGGTGTATGACAAGTATACCGATAAGATCGGTAAGGAGTACATTGAAGCGGCCCGGAATACTAAATAA
- a CDS encoding TRAP transporter substrate-binding protein, which produces MLDWAKKWLLFFMAVVLITTGCDRRGPDGEQVDPREKIVIKFSHVVAEDTPKGQAARRFARLVQERTGGRVEVQVFPNSVLYKDGEELDALQKGAVQIIAPTTSKLSSLAPQWQLLDLPYLFENEEQVHKALDGEIGKKLFATLEPHNIHPLAFWDNGFKQMTNSKRPLVHPRDFAGLTFRVMINSQVLEEQFRKLGASATQMPFNDVYGALSGNQVDGQENTMSNIYSQRFYQVQPYMTVSNHGYIGYVVLTNATFWRSLPPDIREIIEETMAEVTRWEREQAAHINDKNFRQIKESGKVQVHILTAEERAEWQAALEPLYEQFKPVIGAELLEEAFCLKGSRAAGS; this is translated from the coding sequence ATGCTTGATTGGGCAAAGAAATGGTTGTTGTTCTTTATGGCGGTGGTCTTGATCACCACGGGATGCGACCGGCGGGGGCCCGACGGGGAACAGGTAGATCCCCGGGAAAAGATTGTAATCAAGTTTTCCCACGTGGTGGCCGAGGATACCCCTAAAGGGCAGGCGGCCCGGCGGTTTGCCCGGTTGGTGCAGGAGCGGACCGGGGGGCGGGTGGAAGTACAGGTTTTTCCCAATTCCGTACTCTATAAGGATGGAGAGGAATTGGACGCCCTGCAGAAAGGTGCGGTCCAGATCATTGCCCCTACCACATCCAAGTTAAGCAGCCTGGCTCCCCAGTGGCAGTTGCTGGATTTACCATATCTTTTTGAGAACGAAGAACAGGTGCACAAGGCGCTCGATGGGGAAATAGGCAAAAAGCTTTTTGCCACCCTGGAACCCCATAATATTCATCCCCTGGCCTTCTGGGATAATGGATTTAAACAGATGACCAACAGCAAAAGACCCCTGGTGCATCCCCGGGATTTCGCCGGTTTAACTTTCCGGGTGATGATTAACAGCCAGGTGCTGGAAGAGCAGTTCCGTAAACTGGGCGCAAGCGCCACCCAGATGCCTTTTAACGATGTTTACGGTGCCCTGTCCGGAAATCAGGTGGACGGCCAGGAAAACACCATGTCCAATATTTATTCCCAGCGTTTTTACCAGGTACAGCCCTATATGACGGTTAGCAATCATGGTTATATTGGTTATGTAGTGCTGACCAATGCCACCTTTTGGCGCTCATTACCCCCGGACATCCGTGAAATTATCGAGGAAACCATGGCCGAGGTGACCCGGTGGGAGCGGGAGCAGGCGGCACACATAAATGACAAAAACTTCAGGCAAATTAAGGAGTCGGGAAAGGTCCAGGTACACATCCTGACCGCGGAAGAAAGGGCAGAGTGGCAGGCGGCTCTGGAACCCCTTTACGAGCAATTCAAGCCGGTTATCGGTGCTGAGCTGCTGGAGGAAGCGTTTTGTTTAAAGGGTTCCCGTGCCGCCGGTTCCTGA
- a CDS encoding TRAP transporter small permease — protein MERFKKAYAAFEDYFTGGLLFTGLTLVFVNVLLRYIWGRPQSLLDEFSIYFVVWGTLCGIAVALRNDHHIKVEMFFRLLPLGVRHKVSIVAHLIGVGFALFYTFYGYQLVHTYIISGQRSTDSQFPLWIVNLVMPVSGVMFTVRFIEKLLFHFKNGGKDWLAAQSRRPD, from the coding sequence GTGGAGCGATTCAAGAAAGCTTATGCGGCCTTTGAGGACTACTTTACTGGAGGTCTTTTGTTTACCGGGCTGACACTGGTCTTTGTCAACGTCCTGTTGCGTTATATTTGGGGGCGCCCCCAGTCCCTCCTGGATGAGTTTTCCATTTATTTCGTGGTATGGGGGACTTTATGCGGTATTGCCGTGGCTTTGAGGAACGACCACCATATCAAAGTGGAGATGTTCTTCAGGCTGCTGCCCCTGGGGGTCCGGCACAAGGTGAGCATTGTGGCCCATTTAATCGGGGTGGGTTTTGCCCTGTTTTACACCTTTTACGGGTACCAGCTGGTACATACTTACATCATTTCCGGGCAACGTTCAACCGACAGCCAGTTTCCCTTATGGATTGTCAACCTGGTTATGCCCGTCAGTGGGGTAATGTTTACCGTCCGTTTTATAGAGAAACTTTTATTTCATTTTAAAAATGGCGGAAAAGACTGGTTAGCTGCCCAGAGTAGACGCCCAGACTAA